From a single Kitasatospora sp. NBC_00458 genomic region:
- a CDS encoding ABC transporter permease, whose translation MTTATVPATAAGPRSTVTRRLLALGRAEGVLLLRNRTALFTALLLPLLLIGGLKSVLDQQAETTPGLDVDSLLVNGAVGMVLAFVVYYNLTAAYVARRGELVLKRLRTGEARDIEILAGTAVPSVALALLMCTVVGIAGASVLKLTAPVNPLLLLVGLVLAVGTLMALAAVSSAFTKTVESAGITTMPVLMLSQFGSGLFFPLEVMPDRVADICRLLPTTPAFQLIRVGWFGTDGSAAATGFAGTWSTAAPHLITGSVWLALAAWGAVRYFRWEPRR comes from the coding sequence ATGACCACCGCCACCGTCCCCGCCACCGCCGCCGGCCCCCGGAGCACCGTCACCCGGCGGCTGCTGGCCCTCGGCCGGGCCGAGGGCGTCCTGCTGCTGCGCAACCGGACCGCCCTGTTCACCGCCCTGCTGCTGCCCCTGCTGCTGATCGGCGGGCTGAAGAGCGTGCTCGACCAGCAGGCCGAGACCACCCCCGGCCTCGACGTCGACTCGCTGCTGGTCAACGGCGCCGTCGGGATGGTGCTGGCCTTCGTCGTCTACTACAACCTGACCGCCGCCTACGTGGCCCGCCGCGGCGAGCTGGTGCTCAAGCGGCTGCGCACCGGCGAGGCCCGGGACATCGAGATCCTGGCCGGCACCGCCGTCCCCTCCGTCGCCCTGGCGCTGCTGATGTGCACGGTGGTCGGCATCGCCGGCGCCTCGGTGCTGAAGCTCACCGCGCCGGTCAACCCGCTGCTGCTGCTCGTCGGCCTGGTCCTGGCCGTCGGCACCCTGATGGCCCTGGCCGCCGTCTCCAGCGCCTTCACCAAGACCGTGGAGAGCGCCGGCATCACCACCATGCCGGTCCTGATGCTCTCCCAGTTCGGCTCCGGCCTGTTCTTCCCGCTGGAGGTCATGCCCGACCGGGTCGCCGACATCTGCCGGCTGCTGCCCACCACCCCGGCCTTCCAGCTGATCCGGGTCGGCTGGTTCGGCACCGACGGCTCGGCCGCCGCCACCGGCTTCGCCGGCACCTGGTCCACCGCCGCCCCGCACCTGATCACCGGCTCGGTCTGGCTCGCCCTCGCCGCCTGGGGCGCCGTCCGGTACTTCCGCTGGGAGCCGCGCCGCTGA
- a CDS encoding histone-like nucleoid-structuring protein Lsr2, with product MAQRVVVTLSDDLDGGSAAETVHFGVDGKSYEIDLSVDNAEKLREALAPFVAAGRRQSRTGKSFRRTALTPDPAAVRAWAQSRGMELPARGRIPKHVYEAFAEAN from the coding sequence ATGGCTCAGCGTGTAGTTGTCACGCTCTCCGACGACCTGGACGGCGGCTCCGCCGCGGAAACCGTCCACTTCGGCGTCGACGGGAAGTCGTACGAGATCGATTTGTCCGTGGACAACGCGGAAAAGCTGCGGGAGGCCCTCGCCCCGTTCGTCGCGGCCGGCCGCCGCCAGAGCCGTACCGGGAAGTCCTTCCGGCGCACCGCGCTCACCCCGGACCCCGCCGCCGTCCGTGCCTGGGCCCAGTCCCGCGGCATGGAGCTGCCGGCCCGCGGCCGCATCCCGAAGCACGTGTACGAGGCGTTCGCCGAGGCGAACTGA
- a CDS encoding ABC transporter ATP-binding protein, with product METSQPVHGEHVIEVTDLHRHYGTGSSRYHAVRGVDLTVGRGELFALLGTNGAGKTSTMELIEGLAAPSDGSVRVLGHDPHRERDAVRPRIGIMLQEGGFPGDLTVAETGRSWAGMTSNARPLDEALDLVDLTHRRNVRVKQLSGGERRRLDLAMALLGRPEVLFLDEPSTGLDPEARVAVWRLVRELRAQGTTVLLTTHYLEEAEELADRLAIMHGGQVVTTGTVAEVIAGRPSRISFELPEYSGTSLPQLAGATLAADGRKITVQTPRLQATLTDLLGWANHHGIELGALDARSASLEEAFLAIASEAAHRPPADTPAAPSARRRLMGLAR from the coding sequence ATGGAAACCAGCCAGCCCGTCCACGGCGAGCACGTGATCGAGGTCACCGACCTCCACCGTCACTACGGCACCGGAAGCTCCCGCTACCACGCGGTCCGCGGCGTCGACCTGACCGTCGGCCGCGGCGAGCTGTTCGCCCTGCTGGGTACCAACGGGGCCGGCAAGACCTCCACCATGGAGCTGATCGAGGGGCTCGCCGCCCCGAGCGACGGCAGCGTCCGGGTGCTCGGCCACGACCCGCACCGCGAGCGGGACGCCGTCCGGCCCCGGATCGGCATCATGCTCCAGGAGGGCGGCTTCCCCGGCGACCTCACCGTCGCCGAGACCGGCCGGTCCTGGGCCGGGATGACCAGCAACGCCCGCCCGCTGGACGAGGCGCTGGACCTGGTCGACCTCACCCACCGCCGCAACGTCCGGGTCAAGCAGCTCTCCGGCGGCGAGCGCCGCCGGCTCGACCTGGCGATGGCCCTGCTCGGCCGGCCCGAGGTGCTCTTCCTGGACGAGCCGAGCACCGGCCTCGACCCGGAGGCCCGGGTCGCCGTCTGGCGGCTGGTCCGCGAGCTGCGCGCCCAGGGCACCACGGTGCTGCTCACCACGCACTACCTGGAGGAGGCCGAGGAGCTGGCCGACCGGCTGGCGATCATGCACGGCGGCCAGGTGGTCACCACCGGCACGGTGGCCGAGGTGATCGCCGGGCGGCCCTCCCGGATCTCCTTCGAGCTCCCCGAGTACTCCGGCACCTCCCTGCCGCAGCTGGCCGGTGCCACCCTGGCCGCCGACGGCCGGAAGATCACCGTCCAGACCCCGCGCCTCCAGGCGACCCTCACCGACCTGCTCGGCTGGGCCAACCACCACGGCATCGAGCTGGGCGCGCTCGACGCCCGCAGCGCCTCCCTGGAGGAGGCCTTCCTCGCCATCGCCTCCGAGGCCGCCCACCGGCCCCCGGCCGACACCCCCGCCGCCCCCTCCGCCCGCCGCCGCCTGATGGGACTCGCCCGATGA